Proteins encoded together in one Miscanthus floridulus cultivar M001 chromosome 16, ASM1932011v1, whole genome shotgun sequence window:
- the LOC136512067 gene encoding protein-tyrosine-phosphatase MKP1-like isoform X1, with protein sequence MATPDDGPAPAGAGGRKFWRSVSWSEPREPAPPPDAAGGAGAGGSGGGQSRRVPPPPPLTPRSMSSKARSCLPPLQPLAITRRSLDEWPKAGSDDVGEWPNPTTPGASRPSSAKPGEGLRLDLSSLRSQGRKDQIAFFDKECSKVADHVYLGGDAVAKNRDILRKNCITHVLNCVGFVCPEYFKSDLVYRTLWLQDSPTEDITSILYDVFDYFEDVREQGGRVFVHCCQGVSRSTSLVIAYLMWREGQSFDDAFQFVKAARGIANPNMGFACQLLQCQKRVHAIPLSPNSVLRMYRMAPHSQYAPLHLVPKMLNDPSPAALDSRGAFIVHVLSSIYVWVGMKCDPVMEKDAKAAAFQVVRYEKVQGHIKVVREGLEPQEFWDAFSSTPPNSESNTKISKDQIDSASKSNPGSRRIESYDADFELVFKAITGGVVPAFSTSGAGDETHLPARESSWSLLRHKFISRSIARVYSDSSLIRDFDPRVDRVQHLAAEASTSPPFLSPSSLSSDSSISSKYSSDSPSLSPTTSSPPSFGLSPSSSNLPHALVPSSRSPLSQSSNEGASKPSGLESMRSPSKTSSIAERRGGFTLLKLPSLQKDLVLPPRVPSSIRRTEEASDKSSTNGVKQQTGDFCSEKCTGNSSSSHSETRLTERTDSNSEACSNAQLLVYQWPSMEKLITFARKDLDPKSVLIFVTSNAIRSEAVKMVYVWVGGENESSKSVDAVDWQQVTGDFLHRKGLSDALPVKVFKEHETENLLELLNVS encoded by the exons ATGGCGACCCCCGACGACGGCCCGGCGCCGGCCGGGGCCGGGGGCCGCAAGTTCTGGCGCTCCGTGTCGTGGTCCGAGCCGCGGGAGCCGGCCCCGCCGCCGGACGCCGCGGGCGGGGCCGGGGCAGGTGGTAGCGGGGGCGGGCAGTCACGCCgcgtcccgccgccgccgccgctcacccCGCGGTCGATGAGCTCCAAGGCGCGGTCCTGCCTCCCGCCGCTGCAGCCGCTCGCCATCACCCGCCGCAGCCTGGACGAGTGGCCCAAGGCTGGCTCCGACGACGTCGGCGAGTGGCCCAACCCCACCACGCCCGGCGCCTCCAGGCCCTCCTCCGCCAAGCCCGGGGAGGGGCTCCGGCTCGACCTCTCCTCGCTCCGCTCGCAGGGACGCAAGGACCAGATCGCCTTCTTCGACAAGGAGTGCTCCAAGGTCGCCGACCATGTCTACCTCGGCGGCGATGCCGTCGCCAAGAACCGCGACATCCTGAGGAAGAACTGCATCACCCACGTCCTCAACTGCGTGGGTTTCGTCTGCCCGGAGTACTTCAAGTCCGACCTCGTCTACCGCACGCTCTGGCTGCAGGACAGCCCCACCGAGGACATCACCAGCATCCTGTACGACGTGTTTGATTACTTTGAGGATGTGAGGGAGCAGGGCGGCCGTGTGTTTGTGCATTGCTGCCAGGGGGTGTCACGCTCCACGTCTCTGGTCATCGCCTACTTGATGTGGAGGGAAGGCCAGAGCTTCGATGACGCCTTCCAGTTTGTCAAGGCTGCCCGGGGGATTGCGAATCCAAACATGGGCTTTGCCTGCCAGCTTCTCCAGTGCCAGAAGCGGGTGCATGCGATTCCGTTGTCCCCAAATTCAGTGCTCAGGATGTACCGCATGGCGCCTCACTCCCAGTATGCCCCTCTGCATTTAGTGCCCAAAATGCTCAATGACCCATCCCCTGCCGCCCTTGACTCTAGAGGCGCGTTCATTGTACATGTTCTGTCGTCCATCTATGTCTGGGTTGGAATGAAGTGCGATCCGGTAATGGAAAAGGATGCAAAGGCTGCTGCGTTTCAGGTAGTGAGGTATGAGAAGGTGCAGGGGCACATCAAGGTTGTGAGAGAAGGTTTGGAGCCACAGGAGTTTTGGGATGCATTTTCAAGTACACCACCTAATTCAGAGAGTAATACAAAGATTAGCAAGGACCAGATCGATTCAGCATCCAAGAGTAACCCAGGAAGCCGGAGAATCGAGTCTTATGACGCTGATTTTGAGCTCGTCTTCAAAGCAATCACTGGGGGAGTGGTTCCAGCGTTCTCAACTTCTGGGGCTGGGGACGAGACCCATCTTCCAGCTAGAGAAAGTAGCTGGAGTTTACTGAGGCACAAGTTTATCTCCAGGTCGATAGCTCGTGTTTATTCAGATTCTTCTCTAATCAGGGATTTTGATCCACGGGTAGACCGTGTACAACACCTGGCTGCTGAAGCATCAACCTCACCTCCTTTCCTTTCTCCAAGCTCCTTGTCATCAGATTCAAGCATCAGCTCGAAGTATAGTTCAGACTCACCCTCCTTATCACCTACAACTAGCTCCCCACCATCATTTGGCCTCTCGCCTTCTTCATCTAATCTGCCTCATGCTTTGGTGCCATCGTCCAGGTCTCCCCTTTCTCAATCATCTAATGAGGGAGCTTCGAAGCCTTCTGGCCTGGAATCAATGCGCTCTCCTTCCAAGACTTCTTCTATAGCagaaagaagaggaggcttcacaCTTCTAAAGCTACCATCTCTCCAAAAGGATCTTGTATTGCCGCCAAGGGTACCGTCTAGTATTCGCAGGACTGAGGAGGCCTCAGATAAGAGTAGTACAAATGGTGTTAAACAGCAGACTGGTGATTTTTGCTCAGAAAAATGCACTGGTAATAGTTCAAGCTCGCATTCTGAAACTAGATTAACTGAGCGTACTGACAGTAACTCAGAAGCTTGCAGTAATGCACAACTGTTAGTCTACCAGTGGCCCAGCATGGAAAAGCTAATTACATTTGCACGCAAGGATCTTGACCCAAAGTCAGTTTTGATTTTTGTTACATCGAATGCCATCAGAAGTGAAGCAGTTAAAATGGTGTATGTATGGGTAGGAGGCGAAAATGAAAGCAGCAAGAGTGTTGATGCTGTTGATTGGCAACAGGTCACTGGTGATTTTCTTCATCGAAAAGGCCTCAGCGATGCTCTTCCTGTCAAG GTTTTCAAGGAGCATGAAACTGAGAATCTTTTGGAACTACTGAATGTTAGTTAA
- the LOC136512067 gene encoding protein-tyrosine-phosphatase MKP1-like isoform X2 — protein sequence MATPDDGPAPAGAGGRKFWRSVSWSEPREPAPPPDAAGGAGAGGSGGGQSRRVPPPPPLTPRSMSSKARSCLPPLQPLAITRRSLDEWPKAGSDDVGEWPNPTTPGASRPSSAKPGEGLRLDLSSLRSQGRKDQIAFFDKECSKVADHVYLGGDAVAKNRDILRKNCITHVLNCVGFVCPEYFKSDLVYRTLWLQDSPTEDITSILYDVFDYFEDVREQGGRVFVHCCQGVSRSTSLVIAYLMWREGQSFDDAFQFVKAARGIANPNMGFACQLLQCQKRVHAIPLSPNSVLRMYRMAPHSQYAPLHLVPKMLNDPSPAALDSRGAFIVHVLSSIYVWVGMKCDPVMEKDAKAAAFQVVRYEKVQGHIKVVREGLEPQEFWDAFSSTPPNSESNTKISKDQIDSASKSNPGSRRIESYDADFELVFKAITGGVVPAFSTSGAGDETHLPARESSWSLLRHKFISRSIARVYSDSSLIRDFDPRVDRVQHLAAEASTSPPFLSPSSLSSDSSISSKSPLSQSSNEGASKPSGLESMRSPSKTSSIAERRGGFTLLKLPSLQKDLVLPPRVPSSIRRTEEASDKSSTNGVKQQTGDFCSEKCTGNSSSSHSETRLTERTDSNSEACSNAQLLVYQWPSMEKLITFARKDLDPKSVLIFVTSNAIRSEAVKMVYVWVGGENESSKSVDAVDWQQVTGDFLHRKGLSDALPVKVFKEHETENLLELLNVS from the exons ATGGCGACCCCCGACGACGGCCCGGCGCCGGCCGGGGCCGGGGGCCGCAAGTTCTGGCGCTCCGTGTCGTGGTCCGAGCCGCGGGAGCCGGCCCCGCCGCCGGACGCCGCGGGCGGGGCCGGGGCAGGTGGTAGCGGGGGCGGGCAGTCACGCCgcgtcccgccgccgccgccgctcacccCGCGGTCGATGAGCTCCAAGGCGCGGTCCTGCCTCCCGCCGCTGCAGCCGCTCGCCATCACCCGCCGCAGCCTGGACGAGTGGCCCAAGGCTGGCTCCGACGACGTCGGCGAGTGGCCCAACCCCACCACGCCCGGCGCCTCCAGGCCCTCCTCCGCCAAGCCCGGGGAGGGGCTCCGGCTCGACCTCTCCTCGCTCCGCTCGCAGGGACGCAAGGACCAGATCGCCTTCTTCGACAAGGAGTGCTCCAAGGTCGCCGACCATGTCTACCTCGGCGGCGATGCCGTCGCCAAGAACCGCGACATCCTGAGGAAGAACTGCATCACCCACGTCCTCAACTGCGTGGGTTTCGTCTGCCCGGAGTACTTCAAGTCCGACCTCGTCTACCGCACGCTCTGGCTGCAGGACAGCCCCACCGAGGACATCACCAGCATCCTGTACGACGTGTTTGATTACTTTGAGGATGTGAGGGAGCAGGGCGGCCGTGTGTTTGTGCATTGCTGCCAGGGGGTGTCACGCTCCACGTCTCTGGTCATCGCCTACTTGATGTGGAGGGAAGGCCAGAGCTTCGATGACGCCTTCCAGTTTGTCAAGGCTGCCCGGGGGATTGCGAATCCAAACATGGGCTTTGCCTGCCAGCTTCTCCAGTGCCAGAAGCGGGTGCATGCGATTCCGTTGTCCCCAAATTCAGTGCTCAGGATGTACCGCATGGCGCCTCACTCCCAGTATGCCCCTCTGCATTTAGTGCCCAAAATGCTCAATGACCCATCCCCTGCCGCCCTTGACTCTAGAGGCGCGTTCATTGTACATGTTCTGTCGTCCATCTATGTCTGGGTTGGAATGAAGTGCGATCCGGTAATGGAAAAGGATGCAAAGGCTGCTGCGTTTCAGGTAGTGAGGTATGAGAAGGTGCAGGGGCACATCAAGGTTGTGAGAGAAGGTTTGGAGCCACAGGAGTTTTGGGATGCATTTTCAAGTACACCACCTAATTCAGAGAGTAATACAAAGATTAGCAAGGACCAGATCGATTCAGCATCCAAGAGTAACCCAGGAAGCCGGAGAATCGAGTCTTATGACGCTGATTTTGAGCTCGTCTTCAAAGCAATCACTGGGGGAGTGGTTCCAGCGTTCTCAACTTCTGGGGCTGGGGACGAGACCCATCTTCCAGCTAGAGAAAGTAGCTGGAGTTTACTGAGGCACAAGTTTATCTCCAGGTCGATAGCTCGTGTTTATTCAGATTCTTCTCTAATCAGGGATTTTGATCCACGGGTAGACCGTGTACAACACCTGGCTGCTGAAGCATCAACCTCACCTCCTTTCCTTTCTCCAAGCTCCTTGTCATCAGATTCAAGCATCAGCTCGAA GTCTCCCCTTTCTCAATCATCTAATGAGGGAGCTTCGAAGCCTTCTGGCCTGGAATCAATGCGCTCTCCTTCCAAGACTTCTTCTATAGCagaaagaagaggaggcttcacaCTTCTAAAGCTACCATCTCTCCAAAAGGATCTTGTATTGCCGCCAAGGGTACCGTCTAGTATTCGCAGGACTGAGGAGGCCTCAGATAAGAGTAGTACAAATGGTGTTAAACAGCAGACTGGTGATTTTTGCTCAGAAAAATGCACTGGTAATAGTTCAAGCTCGCATTCTGAAACTAGATTAACTGAGCGTACTGACAGTAACTCAGAAGCTTGCAGTAATGCACAACTGTTAGTCTACCAGTGGCCCAGCATGGAAAAGCTAATTACATTTGCACGCAAGGATCTTGACCCAAAGTCAGTTTTGATTTTTGTTACATCGAATGCCATCAGAAGTGAAGCAGTTAAAATGGTGTATGTATGGGTAGGAGGCGAAAATGAAAGCAGCAAGAGTGTTGATGCTGTTGATTGGCAACAGGTCACTGGTGATTTTCTTCATCGAAAAGGCCTCAGCGATGCTCTTCCTGTCAAG GTTTTCAAGGAGCATGAAACTGAGAATCTTTTGGAACTACTGAATGTTAGTTAA